The Polycladomyces zharkentensis DNA window CAAAATGGAGGTGGGGTCCCGTGGACACCCCATTATTGCCAACCGCCGCAATCACCTGGCCCCGCGATACGTGCTGTCCCACGCTGACCCGCACATCCTGAGGATATACATGTGCGTACAACGTGGCCAAGTTGTTGCCGTGATAGATGACAACGATCCAACCGTAACCACTGGCGGGACGGGATTCCATCACCACGCCGTCAGCGGCGGCGTGAATCGGCGATCCCAGACGGTCGGCAATGTCGATTCCCGCGTGAAGACGCCACCGATGCTTGATCGGATGGTAACGAAGGCCGAATTTGGATGTCAAGCGGCCACCGTCCACAGGCCAGTAAAATTTCCCGCCTTGATATTTGGGTTTCTGAACGCCTTTGTCACCGCCGGATGCACGCTTTTCCAACTCACGTTCCCTTTGTGCGATCAACTGCTGAACCTGCCGGGTGTCCTGCTCGTTCAGTTCTTCCAAATGCGACCGCTGCTGTTCCAACTGGGCCAATTGCGCTTCGTTCCGACGATATTCGGCGATCAGTTGTTTATGTAAACCCTCTGCTGCGGCCATCTGCTGTTTTTTCTGTTTCAACTGCTGCTCGATGAGGGATTTTTGACGCGCGACTTCTTGCCGGTTTTTCTGAAACCCCGCAATCAATTGCCGGTCGGCCTTGACCACTTCGCGTACCCAATAA harbors:
- a CDS encoding murein hydrolase activator EnvC family protein translates to MKRFFLLAVSVCLALGVVLPPAGASAQSGPSEIDRKKEAIKERDKQIQQIEKEKKVKAEDLQSLVKQIDEMKQRLAALNDQVYRSEQQLQQSKARLSQLEKQLEERQALFRNRVRQLYMQGNMFYFEALMSSDSFAQFLSRLYWVREVVKADRQLIAGFQKNRQEVARQKSLIEQQLKQKKQQMAAAEGLHKQLIAEYRRNEAQLAQLEQQRSHLEELNEQDTRQVQQLIAQRERELEKRASGGDKGVQKPKYQGGKFYWPVDGGRLTSKFGLRYHPIKHRWRLHAGIDIADRLGSPIHAAADGVVMESRPASGYGWIVVIYHGNNLATLYAHVYPQDVRVSVGQHVSRGQVIAAVGNNGVSTGPHLHFEVHKNGEPVDPLPYFR